The DNA segment cccctctccccccccccccttcacGCATCCTTTCCCTATTTTCCCCCTCCccattcttttctttcccttctcCTCCGGCAAGGGCCCAAGCCGATTGGCAGGACAACCACCTAGTGGCCACCAAAGCTACTCCAAACGGTGAGAGGTGGCGGCAGCGCAGGtcgacgagagagagagagagagagagagagaaagagagcttGAGTGAGTTAGAGGCCAACTCCGACCACTGCGCCATCAAAAGGAGGTGGAGGATGTCGGCGAACCTTCCTAGATGGTAAGGACCCCAGTTCCTGGCCAAGCACGCCGGAATCCATGGAGTTTTCCGGCAAGatcaggaggagagagaaaaatgtTGGGCAGCGAGCATTCCGGCCATTTTTCCAGTGATCCGACCATTGGATCAGAAATCTGAGACCACCAATGGACTCGGGACAGCGAAATCTTCAAGATAGGACCAGTCTCTctccgatcggacaccgtttgaaaaaggcaatAATCGGAAggtccagatcgcttggtgagattttcgaactttttttattctcaaaatttaaaaataattttataataattattaataaattttggacttaatttaggtgcaatcggatTGAAGATAGCTCACTGGTACCAGGActgcatttttagccagatctaaCTGCTCGACTGCCCGTCTCAGAACGTggtcgatattatagtcaatcctattATTTTCAGACATTCTGGACGCGTTTCAGGTGTCAAATTTGACATAGGTAAATCtaaactccaagttgctcattttcgacTAATACTGATttagaataaaaaatttataaaatattcatgggtgattataaaattataattatttttgcaatagtcttataaccctattaaggaccgcggagcaaaattttagaatttttagagcttgtttgagtagatttttacaaaatgtcaattgtatggactaaaacataatttttaagATTGTGAGTATtgcctgatttggagggcccaggaggggccatataatgatgatgagatatgggttaagtttagaagtattatttgaaccatttttgtaggttgggtaggtcccaggtatagggaaaactctgccagATTTCTAGCATGAATTAGACTGTCTGTTATCTCTTTAGAGCTTTATTTTgccttagtactaataaatttataatataattattaggtaatcgaggtcagctatttccTCCATCTAGCAGCCACAATAAttctcggtgtactgtgagtaaaatattaattttaattataattttgatattattatatattcaagcatgcccatgcatcacttataaacatgtatctatatagttaaacactaGATACGttatatattgcattcataattgataaagtgccatgaatgttgtttgtggtaatttagagcagtgtgggtgcattggcatgcgtgtggtatggtattggatatagacaggacgggtagacacggcttgagagacactcactggaaaccggtcctttatggataagtcgtggtagacacggcttgagagacactcgttgggacccgcatttagtttattaagcgaaagtccggcttgagagacactcgctggcagaggttggattaagagagctgtataagggaacaactcccatatatgtactgtttgaatagtgttgggtgggtgagtgctccaaattgcctttttactgctatgatgtggtttgtataaaatttatgatgatgttgcatttcattccttatgatgcattagctttagatagctatagaaattgtggttaaaattagtattttactctatgagtcgaacgctcacttatattcacctatttttccaagctacacgaggagttcttttacagagcaacctactTTCTTCCTTACAGGTAatgtcgattatttaattgttttatcatttttctaaatttaaaatctagaactctgcatgtgttagtagtagtatggaccttgttagaaattatgttaatttaaattcttgagattaataaatgaagatttttaTGATAcctaaataatttgtaaatgatgtaactgggttgagctgggctctctTAATTTgagtttttaataattattggatTAAGTTGGcgagaaataaaattataatatttttttttaattatttttatatgcatgttgggTCTAAATTATGGGTCTAGTCATGGATTtaggaacagtaaggcttactacgggccttaggGGTTTTATGCCAGTCCAGATCCTaatgtcggtccggcccataggttaagTCGtgacatataatatatcttttaattatttttaaattatatggtttttaattataatatatatatatatatatatatatatatatgaattaaatatgtatataatataagagaatttataattaataattataaagtaatttaatatatttataattaaaattattaaaataaagtaaaaaaaaataaaagataataatcAGTAGTATATATATTCCATAACTATAATTAATAtacatatattataatattaatcatatataaatatataattatattatagtatataatacatttaaaaatataaaaaaatatatacataaaatcaattcttgattcgatttttatttatataattttaatgctaATTTTTAATAAAGGATTGAGATCGAatcatattataaaaaaattttgtttaatataatttttattaatttaacgtGATTCTTCTGTTTGGATTGAATCCTAATAACAGTACACAACCATAACGCCGCCCTTATAATAATATGAAAATCAAGATTTCGATATCCATAttgtactaaaaaaaaaaaaatctttctttTCTGAATGACTTCTTTGCCTTATCGCTTCCAGATGGTGATAATTccttccttttttttctattttgtaatttttttcctTATTTAATGCATATAACACGTGTTATATATATTAAAGGATAGAGGTATACTGAACTCGTGAGGAAACTGACTCGGTACTTTACTTTTTACTCCTTTTATATTAGGCAATGTAAAACATTGGTTGAACGTGTAAGACAAAAGTAACTGTTGTGGGTGAGCTTTTTTATTGTGATTTTTATTTATATGTCAGAAATTTTATCATGCGTCGGTTATACTATGTGTGATTAATAtctatgaaaaataaataaaattataaataagtaaaaaaattataattttaaaaaaattacttttaaaGATGTAAATAAAACTGAATTTTATAAAACTTAATAATACTTAATTatcaatttataattattttattattttatataagtaAATCTGCATGGAATAGTCATATCATTATATAATTTCTTGATTTATATGGGGAATAGAGGGAACATCGGCCCCATGTCTCATAACTTTCCATcaactataaattttaattaaaaatcatttttaaattataaatatttatataatatataaaaatatatttattattaataattatgaatCTAATTAGTaagtattaattataattaaatattatttattgtttttttaatcacaaattaaataaataaaaattcaaatataaaTCTATCAAGTAATAATATATCTTCGACTCAAGCTAGGCATTTATTATCTTATATCAATTTAGTtggtaaaaatatttatttataggtaatattttcaatataaaataagaatatttaatttaattttttttattttaaaatatattatactaTTTGTTTAGTAGTTTAGTgaataaaaaatattgaattaataattttatgaatttattattacttttttaaaattaaaatattttatataatataatttatataatatattacttTTTTCAAGTCTTCCCTTGTAAACTCCACGCTTTCATAGAGAAATCAATTTCTACACTTAAGCTGCGGCTTTTTGTTTTAATTCATCGACCCCTTCAAATATTATGCTCAAACTCTGCCACTGACGGCCCTCTTGGAATGGCTATATACTACGTCTCCCtttttttaataagaaaaaaatctttcttttttttgtttttaacaTTGAAAATCTTCAGCTTTACTTCCCAGAACCCAAACAAAAATAACTAGTCAATTAGCACcataaaaagaataaataaataaaataaaagcaaCCCCACTTCTCAATAAGAGAGATTTTTGGGGTGCTAAGCAATGTTATCAGTGAGAAAGCTTTTATGTGATGCGACTGATGGCTATACCTATAGCCACCATTCACGAGGGATGGGGGTACTGGTTGGCTCTTCTTGGCTTTTATTCAGTGGGTTTGCACTTTTCAACTacaaaaattttggaatttccaaatttcattttacttctatataaactaaaaaaaaaaaaaattattataactaaGGTGAAACAGCCACAGAGGTAATTTTCATTCCATAAGTTAATTTGATTGAATTCGTCTAATTTTAGATAGCTTATAActcatttaaatttatattagcaagataaattttcaattgtcaaaaatcatctttcaaatcgaattttgagaattttgtgaagaTTAATATTTCTTAAAGAGAGAAAAATTATCATTCCTCAAAAATGATTTAGAAATTTATAATCCATTGTCAAACTTTTTTTCTTGTGATTCTTTTTTTCTGATCTTTCCTTCACATAAATATTGACAAACCCATTATGAGTAAGTAGGCTCAATAAAGTCTTATTGGAGTAATTATTGATATTCTTATTAGGCTGAACAGAGATCTCCTGGAGTCATTTCAGAGTGTGTAGTGTTAGTTGAGTTAATGTCTTCGTTAATttcaaatgaaaacttataaagaattccttttttttttttcataaaagtcTAGGACGAAAAAATTTAGCATGAGAATATGATAGAAATAGATTTTAATATTCTTAAATTGTAGTGGGGCATCTGacaaaatgaaaatattttatatgcTTATAAAAGAATATATATTATCCAATTTAAAATAAATGTATTCTTGAAAAAATGTCTTTAGCCcttaaattattaatcaaaagtTAAATAAGttcttaaaatttttgagtttaaaaAAGTCCATAAACTATTTAAAAAGGTACATGCAACACCAATGTTAATAGATATCAACTCACTTTGAATAAGACATTAATCACATGATCACGTGACTATCgatgaatattttttttttttttgtctcttctCCTCTCTTCTCTTAGCTATTAAATTTGTGATTTAAAGGGAGATTATTGAATCATTTCTCAAGAAaatctaagtcatttatgaaTCTATCAGATAAGAGTTGTGTAAATAGAATAAAAGAACTAGACATCTAGAGGATTCATTCAATAAGAGGAAAAGATTAATAATGGCAAACAAGTAGTCTAAAAAATCTTCTTTCTACATTTGGCCAAACTCAAGTAGCAACAAGTAGAAGATGATAATGTTGCTACTACTACATGACAATAAGAAGAAcaacaacaagcaagctcatcattGAAACGACACTGTTAGTGttatttgtgctatttgaaaTAGTTTAGGAAATTCTTTagactaaaaaaaaatttaagggtTTATTTGATTTTGGAAAATAGTTTAAGGGCTAAGCAGGAAAGGGAAAATTTTGCTTTTTATACCTAAAGTAAAAGGTCTTTTTAACCATTGAAGAATGTACAATAGTCACTTAAGCGCTAGTCAAATTAATAGGCCATTTAATCTCTTAAACTTTTTAAAATATCTCAAACAAGTCCAAAACTTTAATACCGTTAAGTTCTCgttaaagaactaaaaaaaaaggACATTTAGGAcctgtttggtttaactgttgaatacaactgatagctattagctgatagctgttactgttagctgatagctgataactgatagctgatgataactgttttatgttaagtgtttggtaaaattatatttagctgttgctgttgatatgtgaaatgactaataagggtatatatcatataatttattttattatttaaataaatataaaattataaatttattacattatattaaatatataattattaaattaatatattatattatttaaataaatatataattattaatcttttatattatatcatttattttattattgaaataagaaaataattattttttaagataattaaataattttaaaaatataaataaaataataaaataattattattgttaatagaaaaatttataattaattctaagtttttagatataaataaatattttatattttatgttattaataaaaaatattttatcaaaattaaaatacgttaattaaaatgttaaaatttaaaatgaaaaaataaaaatattaataatattaattttctatttaaataaaaaaggataatatgatcaaaataaaaaataaaaccaaatcagctatcagctgatgagaaacagctctaaaaataaagctgatacaaactgcagctgatgggtatcatatcaattgcccatcagctatcagctctatttttttgaGCTTGCCAAACACTATAGTTtacctgtttgggtgtctatcagctatcagctgcacccaacaggtaaaccaaacacccccttaaGCCTTTAAGAAATAATCCGGTAACCGTTTAAATCtattgaataaataaatttaattttaaaattttaataattaaatttactgATAAATCATGTTAattaatattgctaaaaaataaataaaataattgtagaaaatttataaaataaattaaatattattaaaaaatttataaatatttaaatttaagtttattaAAAAATGTATAAAAAAATCTTTTATTTCAACCAGACACTGAAAATAAtttagattttcttttttttttttcatcaatcAAAAACTAGACTTTAACCTCAAAATctccttaaaaaaaattataaagtttcattaaaaaatatatggATATTATTCTATATGTAAGATAAATAGCAAAAGTCATAAAGTTATATTTAAAATCTAAATTATAACaagttattttagattttcttaatAAAGCTAATAAAAGCCATAAAAATATAAGAAGTATATATAATAAGagccataaaaataaaattttattaataaagttaataaataattataaaaaataattttagattttCCTTATTTCTCAATAATAATATAGTTTGAACCTTATATCtatataagaaaattaaatttaaattctctacgtatttttataacttttattGTTTATcttacatattaaataatatttatatatattttaaatactttaaaaattttttaaagagATTTTGAGATTAAAGTTTAGCATTTAGTTGGTgagaaaagataggaaaatttgaattcttttatgtgttttattaaaataaagggttttttttaatatttttctaacaaatttaaattttataaatttttaataattttttacttattttatcgattttataaaattattttattcattaataataataataataataataataataataataattaacataatttatttataaacttaattattgaaattttaaaatttaatttatttgatcAACTAAGTTTAAGTGattattgaattattttttaagGTTTAAATATCTatctttttagttctttaatgGAGGTGTTAAGGTTTTAAGCTTTTTTGAGttagttttaaaaattaagaacttaagtAGGCTatttattttgacttaaatattgGCTTATTTCTCTAGTGTTTAAAAGAGTGTTGCTTAtactaaattaatcaaattaaacttttttttttaaataatcaaattaaactaactacctaaaatttttttttaaataataactaaaactgaattataaataaaaagttaaattaaaaaataaaaaataaaataattcagtTTGATTTTTGAATTAAAATCTTTCTCCTCAAACCTATCACGAGCCCCAACCAACTACACCAACAGTCAAGCACCGTCGACTGTGTATGTATTGACTATTGACCTCAAATGTCAGAGTCAGTCGCCCATTGTGCACCGTCACCGTTAAACAGCGGTTTCAAAAGAAAAGTAATATCTACCTATGGGGACTCCTCCTGCCTTTCTAACCTCCTTATAAAGAGACCAGGCGTTGCGGCTATTCTTTCTTCTGTTTTCTTCTGTTCACACGAACAAACCGCTGCTCTTCTATTCTCCGTTTCTTGTGACGGAACACAgctgaagaggaagaagaaaaaaggaaaagaaaatataggagaaaaaaaaaagagaaaaaatggtGATTTTTGATGATGGAGATGATATGCTGGAAACGATCCTCGCAATCGCCTCTCCTGCTTCTTCCTCCTCCTCTCGATTCCTCGATACTTTTCCCAAAAGGTACTCCTTGAAGATCTCCTTCCATTTTTGTTCGTTTTAGGTCTCTGtagatttttctttgtttttaataattttcttcTGGGGAGGGAGTGGTAGAAAATTACTCAAATTtacttaataataattataaggtAGCTGAGATATTTGATGGATTTGATGGTTTTGATTATGTGTTTTCCGCCTGTGTTTGGTGGATTCCGGGAGATTCGTGGGTTGGGGTTAGATATAGTGTTTCTTTAGCGTTTTAGaagtctctctttctctctcctcttagGTAGAGATTGAAGagagtttttctttttcttttcctttttttttttggttaatttttaTACTTTTATAGTTGTATACCGGCTAAAATTGTTTTTCttcttttgctttttttttttgttagttaATAAATTAAAGTTGGGGTATTGAATTTGTTCTTTGATTTTGTTAAATTTAATTGTGGGTGTATGGGGATTAAGTTCTGTGATTGATAAATCTAGGGTTTTGATGGAGGGGAGATATTGTGGGgattgataaattgatgaaggtGTTTATGAGGCTGTTCTTTTCTTGAGTTGGTTTCAATTTGGGTATGGATATATTCAACCACCCATCAGCAACAAAATCCACCAAGCAAATGAGCTGAAGTATGGGAGATTCTCTCCTCACAGCCTTGTCAATGGAGAATCATCACCCTTCCACCCTCTTGTCAATGGATTCCAGTGCCTCCTCTCACGAAGAATTGGATTTGGAGATGAATCGTCAAATCATACTTTCCCGTCCACCTGATATCAATTTACCCCTGTCAGCTGAGCGTAGTCCACCACCACAGTCATGGAATTCTGACCCATGTGATATGCTAGATGTTGGACTTGGTCAGCAGGTTTATGAGACTGAGAGTCTCCTTAGTATCACCAAAGTTGGAAGGAAATGCGCCAAGAGGGTGGATAGTATTTGGGGTGCTTGGTTTTTCTTTAGTTTTTACTTTAAACCTGCTTTGAATGAGAAATCGAAGGCCAAGATTATTCGGGACAGCAATGGAGTTTCTGGATTCGACAAATCTGATCTCAAGCTTGATGTTTTTATGGTTCAGCATGACATGGAGAACATGTACATGTGGGTTTTCAAGGAAAGGCCTGAGAATGCGTTGGGTAAGATGCAGCTAAGAAGCTACATGAATGGACATTCTCGTCAAGGGGAGCGCCCGTTTCCATTTAGTGTGGATAAGGGTTTTGCTCGATCGCACAGAATGCAGCGGAAGCATTATAGGGGACTGTCAAATCCTCAGTGTGTGCATGGGATTGAAGTTGTTCCCTCACCTAATCTCATGGGACTTGATGAGGATGAGAAGAAAAGATGGATGGAACTCACAGGCAGGGATTTCAACTTCACAATCCCACCCGAAGCCGGTGATTTCAGTTCTTGGAGAAACCTTCCAAATACAGATTTCGAGCTTGAGAGGCCAACTCCTCCAATAAAGAGTGCCGCAAATTCCCACTCAAAGAAGCTGCTTAATGGGTCTGGGCTTAATTTGTCAACTCAGCCATCCAGTCATAGCAATGGTGATGTGATGGACCTATCGCCTGTCAGCAGCAAAAGGAGGAAGGAGTTTTTCCCACGTGGAAGGGATGATGATTGTTATTTGGCTGTTAATCCTCCCTCTGATCGAATGGCAGTTATAGAACTTCACCCAAGTGAGCCACAATGGTTGCATGATTTCAGTGGTGTGATGAAAAATGTTTATGGGCCAGTAACAGCAGCAAAAACAATCTATGAGGATGAAGAAGGTTACTTGATTATTATCAGTTTGCCCTTTGTGGATCTGCAGAGGGTCAAGGTTACTTGGAGAAATACACTTACTCATGGTATAATTAAGGTATCTGGTGTGAGCACATCTTGCATGCCATTCATCAAGAGACATGATAGGACGTTCAAGCTTACAGATCCAGCTTCTGAGCATTGCCCACCAGGGGAGTTTGTTAGAGAAATCCCACTTTCGACTAGAATTCCTGAGGATGCTAACATAGAAGCCTACTATGATGGGCCAGGATCTGCATTGGAGATTCTTGTGCCAAAACTTCGTGAGGGACCAGAAGAACATGAGGTTCGTGTTTGCTTTCATCCTCACCTTGGAGCCAATGATCTTATGTTAACTTGAGATAGGCAATTATTGAGAACTGTAAGGGACTAACGGTGGTTGCAATAGTTGGCGCTTCATTGTTTAACTAACCATGTACCATACAGTGTAAATCTATAAAACAAACCTTAGCTTTGTCTTTGCTAATTTTTGGTCAGTAATTGTTGTGGTTTTTACTGCTGTGCATATGTTTAGCGTTGGAATGAACCTTGTGTTGATTCTTGTAATTATATTAATGTAAATGATCGTATCTTGAATATGTATCTTTGCAGAGAAACTTTGTTTTTAGTTTCTGTGTGGAATTTGATGATAATCCTGTCCATGAAGGTCTCTCATGATGGATTCAGAAAttgttcttgaattcagagatgaAATGCAATAGCGATGCTGTTGTGATAATGCCTATGACTTTGTCCTGGTAATCTTTTGCTGTCTTGCTGGATTTGATTAAAAGAATCCAGTACAATTCTATGGTCAATCCTCTGAAAGATTTGAGCCAGAATTGGATTGAACATAAGAATTAAATGTGCAAACAAATGCCAAGAGCAAACAGCAACCAGAAACAATGGGGCATCTTTGTCCCTGGATGAGAAGATACGAGAGTATCTTTTGAGAAACTACTACTAAATATTATAATCTATGCCATTATTTAAATGCACCATTTgtacatacatatatgtattatgcagtgaatttttttaaaataatatcttCATAGGTTTAGAGTAAATAAATGCCATCTCTAATGAGTAAGCATGCAAGACAACAATTTATATAAGCATTTTGCCATTCATTTTTTTGGAAATGCATATTATCATTGCATTAAAGGCCATTGGGCAAAGATACACAAGATTACATCTGAGGTCAGAAAAGAAAGCAAATTTCTTAATCCAAGTAATCATGCCCAGTAACAAGTCTATAGTCCCATCCAGCCAACCCTTAGACCAAAGCCGCCCAAGCAGAACTCAGGATTTACACCAGAAAAAGCATTGTTGTCAGAAGCTTGATTGGAAAACCCACTGAAAGCTAGAAAGGAGATCTTTTGCCAATGCCTCAACTTGCCAAACCAAGATAAGCCACAACAAGAGGATCACAACTCTAACCTTGCAAATAAAACCTGCCACTTCCAGTAGGGAACACAGGAACACAACTTAGGAGAAAGAGGAAGCAGGGGCCATGATATTTCAGTCTCAATCTAGTCATGGAGAGTTGGCCAACCAAATTTTAACGCCAGTTCTTCAATTCCCGAGAAACCATCCTTGATTCTTCTTCCTTAGTGGAAAGGCATCACCAAGCAGAAAACTTTCCTCGCCCCAATATAGCAATCAACACAGCACCATAAACCAGATTGTCTCTATTGCACCCTCACCTGGAAAAGCACAAGATCTGAAAAAATAAAACAACCTCACAAAACTATGAATAAACCAGACTAGGAAGGGAAGGGACTCATCACCCAGTCGGAGAAACCATCCTTCCCTTACCCGAAGGGCAGGAGAGGGCCACCGGAGACGCTCGACGAAGATCGGAGAAGACTATAGATCAACAGTTAAAGAGAGGATATTCTGTCTCTAGGAAAACTAGAGAGAGGagatcttttttatttttccattcatTAGTTAATTATGATAAATGCGTTTATAtttctttttggttttttttgtaaaaataatgaaaaacctTTAAGGGCCGTGAAGAATTGATTACTGCTGTTTTTAATGTGTTTAATTTAAGGTTTGTTGATTGTTATCCATGcacttttttttatgtttttccaAAAATAAGATTACGACTACAATATAATCATATAATTAGTGTGATTACAGAATAAATTGACTAAAATCAGAGGGATTATAGAACAAATTGATTAAAACCAAAGTATATAGgcaaatgaaaattaattagataAATCGATAGAATTAGACAAACTCATGTTAAAAGTACGTTACGTTATCCTCATCCGGAGTCTGGTTCATGAAATCGGTTGAGAGGAGAAGAAGGCTGCTGGAACAGAGTGATTATAGAacatagtgttttttttttttaaacgcaTATAATCATTTGATTTATAAGCAGTGCTTTTGAAGTTCATTTCACAACTATGTACGAAATTCTAGTATTCGATTTTGTAACATACCCATCCAGTGTTGTTGATGGCAGATAAAGAAAGTGGCCAATCTAAATTTGCAAGAGATTAGATGGTATTAAAGTGAACATTAGAGATTAGATGGTTTCTCTTGGTTTAGGCGATTGAGGTATTGAACTTATTTGGGTGTCTTGGTTTTGTTAAATTCAATTTCAAGaactgattgaaaatttgaatttatttcattatttgtgAAGTTTGATTGTATATTCTGGTTCTCTGGGTTGaaagaatttttttattatttcattatttgggATTTTTTGATTGAAAATTTGTCAGTATTCTTTGATACATTCATTTTGAATCTGTTTGGGATGGCAGAGCGGTTGAACTTTGAATTGTAAATATTGGCTTTGGGTGTCTGGGTATGTTTAATTCAAGAATCAATTGGTCGAATCAAACCGaacaaaattattttgatttgatttaattcaCTTAACTTCTTTAATTAACTtcagttttaattttaataaaatttcgtTTTTAGGTTTTTGGAATGGAATCAAATTAAGCAATTGCTCACCTATATAATTTTTAGCGCGAAAT comes from the Hevea brasiliensis isolate MT/VB/25A 57/8 chromosome 5, ASM3005281v1, whole genome shotgun sequence genome and includes:
- the LOC110662079 gene encoding uncharacterized protein LOC110662079, with protein sequence MGDSLLTALSMENHHPSTLLSMDSSASSHEELDLEMNRQIILSRPPDINLPLSAERSPPPQSWNSDPCDMLDVGLGQQVYETESLLSITKVGRKCAKRVDSIWGAWFFFSFYFKPALNEKSKAKIIRDSNGVSGFDKSDLKLDVFMVQHDMENMYMWVFKERPENALGKMQLRSYMNGHSRQGERPFPFSVDKGFARSHRMQRKHYRGLSNPQCVHGIEVVPSPNLMGLDEDEKKRWMELTGRDFNFTIPPEAGDFSSWRNLPNTDFELERPTPPIKSAANSHSKKLLNGSGLNLSTQPSSHSNGDVMDLSPVSSKRRKEFFPRGRDDDCYLAVNPPSDRMAVIELHPSEPQWLHDFSGVMKNVYGPVTAAKTIYEDEEGYLIIISLPFVDLQRVKVTWRNTLTHGIIKVSGVSTSCMPFIKRHDRTFKLTDPASEHCPPGEFVREIPLSTRIPEDANIEAYYDGPGSALEILVPKLREGPEEHEVRVCFHPHLGANDLMLT